One segment of Actinomyces sp. 432 DNA contains the following:
- a CDS encoding (Fe-S)-binding protein has translation MSWLMGIRVVCTIIVAVTTVIGVFVFGRACCTIANRMGVGRPVPRERLRPVGRRLARMLGEVLGHTAFKGRPWIRAAHWLVMASFPLLFLTLVTGYGQVLAGPHWELPWLGHQAWWAWVVELIAWLSLAGIVHLIMVRRRLTRRRAAAPPFNADSAGGTRTRTSRFAGSSQGQAHFVEAVVAGVVICVLVLRMLEHAQLALSADPADAALAHWTHFPLTAWTGPLLAPLGANTLAAAITVVATIKVVISMSWFVVVGRQPSMGVAWHRFLAFVNLYARRNTDGTKALGPAKPLLLPDGRPLTADTLDDLDAAMEAAEEAGTEVKLGVERIEDFTWKGLLDFSTCTECGRCQDLCPAWNTGKPLSPKLFTLALRDHHAAAAPYLRAASALGVEPDDVTDEMLAQRRGSRGPLGRLTGMTDGLEDDDDLGLAAGTAHTGDVLGALLAAKAAPTETGVATRPAPLADEVIPADVLWSCTTCGACVDQCPVDIEHLDHIIDLRRQQVLMASAFPKELGQMFRKLESKGNPWGLAARKRMDWAKGLDFDVPVIGEDIESAEEVDYLFWVGCAGAYEDRAKKTTRAVAELLHTAGVSFAVLGDGEACTGDPARRAGNEILFQTLAAQNVEALNEVGAQKIVVTCAHCFNTLAREYPQVGGHYEVVHYTQLLSRLVREGRLRPVPPQAGSTAQPASGAGASGAPREGVEGVAGLAGAARGTRAADGSRDALPRDAAPSPTAPTVTYHDACYLGRHNRIYSPPRELLEATGATTVEMPRSRDRGFCCGGGGARAFMEESIGTRIAVERSREAIGTGAQVVATACPFCTTMLSDGVASEGADVRVTDVATLMLEAVHRGQQPTPV, from the coding sequence ATGAGTTGGCTGATGGGCATCCGCGTCGTGTGCACCATCATCGTCGCAGTCACGACGGTGATCGGCGTCTTCGTATTCGGCCGCGCCTGTTGCACCATCGCCAACCGCATGGGCGTGGGCCGGCCCGTCCCCCGCGAGCGCCTGCGCCCGGTGGGCCGTCGCCTGGCGCGCATGCTCGGCGAGGTCCTCGGCCACACCGCCTTCAAGGGTCGCCCCTGGATCCGGGCCGCGCACTGGCTGGTGATGGCCAGCTTCCCGCTGCTGTTCCTGACCCTGGTCACCGGCTACGGCCAAGTGCTGGCCGGGCCGCACTGGGAGCTGCCGTGGCTGGGCCACCAGGCCTGGTGGGCGTGGGTGGTTGAGCTCATCGCCTGGCTGAGCCTGGCGGGCATCGTCCACCTGATCATGGTGCGCCGCCGCCTTACCCGCCGCCGCGCCGCCGCACCCCCCTTCAACGCCGACTCCGCCGGCGGCACCCGCACCCGCACCTCCCGCTTCGCCGGCTCCAGCCAGGGGCAGGCACACTTCGTGGAGGCGGTCGTGGCCGGCGTGGTGATCTGCGTGTTGGTGCTGCGAATGCTGGAGCACGCCCAGCTCGCACTGTCCGCCGACCCGGCCGACGCCGCCCTGGCCCACTGGACCCACTTCCCACTGACCGCCTGGACCGGCCCGCTGTTGGCGCCGCTGGGCGCGAACACCCTGGCGGCCGCTATCACGGTGGTGGCGACCATCAAGGTCGTCATCTCCATGAGCTGGTTCGTGGTGGTGGGCCGACAGCCGTCGATGGGCGTGGCCTGGCACCGCTTCCTGGCCTTCGTGAACCTCTACGCGCGCCGCAACACCGACGGCACCAAGGCACTCGGCCCCGCCAAGCCGCTGCTGCTGCCGGACGGCCGGCCGCTGACCGCTGACACCCTGGACGACCTCGACGCCGCCATGGAGGCCGCCGAGGAGGCCGGCACCGAGGTCAAGCTGGGTGTGGAGCGCATCGAGGACTTCACCTGGAAGGGCCTGCTGGACTTCTCCACCTGCACCGAGTGCGGCCGCTGCCAGGACCTGTGCCCGGCGTGGAACACCGGCAAGCCCCTGTCCCCCAAGCTGTTCACCCTGGCCCTGCGCGACCATCACGCCGCCGCCGCCCCGTACCTGCGGGCGGCCAGCGCGCTCGGGGTCGAGCCCGACGATGTCACCGATGAGATGCTGGCTCAGCGCCGCGGTTCCCGCGGCCCGCTCGGGCGGCTGACCGGCATGACCGACGGCCTGGAGGACGACGACGATCTGGGCCTGGCCGCGGGCACCGCCCACACCGGTGACGTACTGGGCGCCCTCCTGGCCGCCAAGGCCGCCCCCACTGAGACGGGCGTGGCCACGCGTCCGGCACCCCTGGCCGACGAGGTGATCCCGGCCGACGTGCTGTGGTCCTGCACCACCTGCGGGGCGTGCGTGGACCAGTGCCCGGTGGACATTGAGCACCTGGACCACATCATCGACCTGCGCCGGCAGCAGGTGCTCATGGCCTCCGCCTTCCCCAAGGAGCTGGGGCAGATGTTCCGCAAGCTGGAGTCCAAGGGCAACCCCTGGGGGCTGGCGGCGCGCAAGCGCATGGACTGGGCCAAGGGCCTGGACTTCGACGTGCCGGTAATCGGTGAGGACATCGAGTCGGCCGAAGAGGTCGACTACCTGTTCTGGGTGGGCTGCGCGGGCGCCTACGAGGACCGGGCGAAGAAGACGACGCGGGCGGTCGCCGAGCTGCTGCACACCGCGGGGGTGTCCTTCGCGGTCCTGGGCGACGGCGAGGCCTGCACCGGCGACCCGGCCCGCCGCGCCGGCAACGAGATCCTGTTCCAGACGCTGGCGGCGCAGAACGTCGAGGCGCTCAATGAGGTCGGCGCGCAGAAGATCGTGGTGACCTGCGCCCACTGCTTCAACACGCTGGCCCGCGAGTATCCGCAGGTGGGAGGGCACTACGAGGTGGTGCACTACACGCAGCTGCTCAGTCGGCTGGTGCGCGAGGGCCGGCTGCGCCCCGTTCCTCCGCAGGCGGGGTCGACGGCGCAGCCCGCCTCAGGGGCTGGGGCCAGCGGCGCTCCGAGGGAGGGCGTCGAAGGCGTGGCGGGGCTGGCGGGAGCGGCCCGAGGCACGAGGGCCGCGGATGGTAGCCGAGACGCCCTCCCGCGGGACGCCGCCCCATCCCCTACTGCCCCGACCGTCACCTACCACGACGCCTGCTACCTGGGCCGCCACAACCGCATCTACTCCCCGCCGCGTGAACTGCTGGAGGCGACCGGCGCCACCACCGTGGAGATGCCGCGCAGCCGGGACCGCGGTTTCTGCTGTGGCGGGGGCGGGGCACGCGCCTTCATGGAGGAGTCGATCGGCACGCGCATCGCGGTGGAGCGCTCGCGGGAGGCCATTGGCACCGGCGCGCAGGTGGTCGCCACGGCCTGCCCGTTCTGCACCACGATGCTCTCCGACGGCGTCGCCTCCGAGGGCGCCGACGTGCGCGTCACGGACGTGGCCACCCTCATGCTGGAAGCCGTCCACCGCGGCCAGCAGCCGACCCCCGTGTGA
- a CDS encoding winged helix-turn-helix domain-containing protein, producing MTGPATDPAASASGDTPQHPRHQLVDALMHPVRFSLVAALANVEQADFPTLRDTLQVSDSVLSRQASQLEELGIVAIRKGYVGKRPRTWMSLTQEGRSRWQTHLAALQAIAGP from the coding sequence ATGACAGGCCCTGCCACAGACCCCGCAGCCTCTGCCTCCGGGGACACGCCCCAGCACCCGCGCCACCAGCTTGTTGACGCGCTGATGCACCCCGTGCGCTTCTCCCTGGTAGCCGCCCTGGCCAATGTGGAGCAGGCCGACTTCCCCACGCTGCGCGACACCCTCCAAGTCAGCGACTCGGTACTGAGCCGCCAGGCCTCTCAACTGGAGGAGCTGGGAATCGTCGCCATTCGCAAGGGATACGTGGGCAAGCGGCCCCGCACCTGGATGTCCCTGACCCAGGAGGGCCGCTCACGCTGGCAGACCCACCTCGCCGCGCTCCAGGCGATCGCCGGGCCATGA
- a CDS encoding phospholipase D-like domain-containing protein, which produces MRTRAGEDGKRPRNHAKFLVVDHQIVVVTSANVSRSAEEQNVELGLRLDEPLLARAIEDQMRALEPHVNEQAASG; this is translated from the coding sequence ATGCGTACGCGGGCCGGTGAGGACGGGAAGCGACCGCGCAATCACGCCAAGTTCTTGGTGGTGGATCACCAGATCGTGGTCGTCACGAGCGCGAATGTGTCCCGCAGCGCGGAGGAACAGAACGTCGAACTCGGGCTGCGCCTGGACGAGCCGCTGCTCGCCCGCGCCATCGAGGACCAGATGCGCGCCCTGGAGCCGCACGTCAACGAGCAGGCAGCTAGCGGCTGA
- a CDS encoding Fic family protein: protein MSLFNDIIQECLPDNAPPLSATRLKDQHARLMVGQPENEDVVPGAFRTHDVLVGRYRGAPPEDCEYLVDCLCEWLNNELSQLSDAPALRTPMAFILATLAHLHLTWIHPFGDGNGRMSRLLEFELLIRAGVSVPAAHLLSDHYNKTRDMYYSILEQTSVRPDYPAEDFIHYAAQGLVDGLREQIVQVQEMQLSIMWQSYVHERFHGQHTQARTRMRDLVLALPAGLWTPVDDVTILNRGLAEAYRSKTSKTVTRDINGLVKMGLVEKQRGRGVRPRVEVMSAFLHPRRDPSGEPMS, encoded by the coding sequence GTGTCTTTGTTCAACGACATCATTCAAGAGTGCCTGCCCGACAACGCCCCGCCGCTGTCAGCCACACGATTAAAGGATCAACACGCTCGCCTGATGGTAGGTCAGCCGGAGAACGAAGACGTTGTTCCCGGTGCGTTCCGTACGCACGATGTGCTGGTCGGACGCTACCGCGGCGCGCCACCGGAAGACTGCGAGTATCTAGTCGACTGTCTATGCGAATGGCTGAACAACGAGCTGTCCCAGTTGAGCGACGCCCCCGCCCTGCGGACGCCCATGGCCTTCATACTCGCCACGCTGGCCCACCTGCATCTGACTTGGATTCACCCCTTCGGCGACGGGAACGGACGCATGTCCCGCCTGCTGGAGTTTGAGCTACTCATACGTGCTGGAGTTTCAGTACCCGCCGCCCATCTCTTGTCCGACCACTACAACAAAACCCGCGACATGTACTACTCCATCTTGGAGCAGACCAGCGTACGCCCCGATTACCCGGCAGAGGACTTTATCCACTACGCAGCACAGGGCCTTGTGGATGGTCTGCGCGAGCAGATCGTGCAAGTGCAGGAGATGCAGTTATCCATCATGTGGCAGTCCTACGTCCACGAGCGGTTCCATGGTCAGCACACTCAGGCGCGAACCAGGATGAGAGACCTCGTGCTGGCCCTGCCCGCCGGCCTTTGGACCCCAGTCGATGACGTAACAATCCTTAACCGGGGTCTAGCCGAGGCGTATCGGAGCAAGACTTCGAAGACCGTGACGCGCGACATCAACGGCCTGGTCAAGATGGGGCTGGTCGAGAAACAGCGTGGCCGCGGCGTGCGTCCCCGCGTCGAAGTCATGTCCGCATTCCTTCATCCGCGACGCGACCCATCAGGGGAGCCAATGAGCTGA
- a CDS encoding helix-turn-helix domain-containing protein produces the protein MSTHRKTDDHHEPDDPDIAQAMRARRQELGLSVLEMAARAGVSEQTWRNYEAGRTQVRGDKQAGVWEALEWEPPIHVAALDDLRAALRGGATSAGPGGAMPIGPGSFGPGFDGPGSFGPGFDGPGGFGTGSDGPGSFGPGSDGPGGFGTAFGVPGYDIPDDAYDPFEGLDAEDLAAQAAADLPVPDWDDIPTVLSEVYSQRLARTLGEDAARCFALGTFLFDMSVAEDLEGLASLPRGAHLGQLDETHIGSTLPQLWLTRYDYEFVFQLRGTARDMTLRLTDAGPASAEPLVRTMADAIVLHDIFNLGGVIADSRGAGIDEDRWEAWVDALSGPDQPAHALIAMGLVPPADAPDHFNNWFAPLPAPFIPDWDGTRDGSSPTTAPADPGDATVTPLRRSH, from the coding sequence ATGAGCACACACCGGAAGACCGACGACCACCACGAGCCCGACGATCCCGACATCGCCCAGGCGATGCGGGCCCGCCGCCAGGAACTCGGCCTGAGCGTGCTGGAGATGGCTGCACGCGCCGGCGTCTCCGAGCAGACCTGGCGCAACTACGAGGCCGGCCGCACCCAGGTGCGCGGCGACAAGCAGGCGGGCGTGTGGGAGGCCCTCGAATGGGAGCCGCCCATCCACGTGGCCGCCCTGGACGACCTCCGCGCCGCCCTTCGGGGCGGCGCCACGTCGGCTGGCCCGGGCGGCGCGATGCCAATCGGTCCAGGCAGCTTCGGCCCCGGCTTCGACGGCCCGGGCAGCTTCGGCCCCGGCTTCGACGGCCCGGGCGGATTCGGCACCGGCTCCGACGGCCCGGGCAGCTTCGGCCCCGGCTCCGACGGCCCGGGCGGATTCGGCACCGCCTTCGGCGTCCCTGGGTACGACATCCCTGACGATGCCTACGACCCCTTCGAAGGTCTCGACGCGGAGGACCTGGCCGCCCAGGCCGCGGCCGACCTCCCCGTCCCCGACTGGGACGACATCCCTACCGTCCTGTCCGAGGTCTACTCCCAGCGGCTTGCACGCACACTCGGGGAGGACGCCGCCCGCTGCTTCGCCCTGGGGACCTTCCTGTTCGACATGTCCGTAGCCGAGGACCTCGAAGGCTTGGCCTCACTTCCCCGCGGCGCCCACCTGGGCCAGCTCGACGAGACCCACATCGGCTCCACCCTGCCGCAGCTGTGGCTGACCCGCTACGACTACGAGTTCGTCTTCCAGCTGCGCGGCACCGCCCGGGACATGACCCTGCGCCTGACCGACGCCGGCCCTGCGAGCGCTGAGCCGCTGGTACGCACCATGGCCGACGCCATCGTGCTCCATGACATCTTCAACCTCGGCGGTGTCATCGCCGACTCGCGTGGTGCCGGCATCGACGAGGACCGTTGGGAGGCCTGGGTGGACGCCCTGTCCGGCCCGGACCAGCCCGCTCACGCGCTGATCGCCATGGGCCTGGTCCCGCCCGCCGACGCGCCCGATCACTTCAACAACTGGTTCGCGCCGCTGCCGGCCCCCTTCATCCCTGACTGGGACGGCACGCGCGACGGCTCCAGCCCGACGACGGCGCCGGCCGACCCGGGCGACGCCACCGTCACCCCGCTGCGCCGCAGTCACTGA
- a CDS encoding DUF4235 domain-containing protein, whose product MKNSLGWTAASALSLLASSAIAERAVAAGWKAVTGKPAPQDEDQVLSYRLGEVVAFALVSGAIMTLTRQLTLRQAAKIHARRSGVVPGVGEATALEA is encoded by the coding sequence ATGAAGAACAGTCTCGGTTGGACAGCCGCATCCGCTCTTTCGCTCCTGGCCTCGAGCGCTATCGCCGAGAGGGCCGTGGCCGCGGGGTGGAAGGCTGTCACCGGCAAGCCGGCGCCGCAGGACGAGGATCAGGTACTCAGCTACCGACTCGGAGAGGTTGTTGCCTTCGCCCTGGTATCCGGCGCGATCATGACGCTGACCCGGCAGCTGACGCTGCGGCAGGCCGCCAAGATCCACGCCCGCCGCAGCGGAGTCGTGCCGGGTGTGGGCGAAGCGACCGCGCTGGAGGCCTGA
- a CDS encoding thiamine ABC transporter substrate-binding protein, with amino-acid sequence MSTRKAAVRAAVSPLTAPSNGVALAASTRSAHRLAAIRPSRRALLTGGATAAVGLALAACGSGTGGSGTSSTASDGTVTVVTYDSFDLPDELIAAFEADTGYTLEIARSGDGGEVANKLILTKDAPLGDAVFGINNTMASRILAEGVIDTDVALNLPDGAADYLAPYIVDDTPALVPIDFGEVCVNVDTFWLSDHGLEVPAIFEDLTDPAYKDMFVAINPTTSSTGMAFLLATIGHFGEDGFAQYWKDLVANGTKIDEGWSDAYYTDFTAGGGDGAYPIVVSYSSSPAATLNDDGIATTAAMSRTATRQVEYAGVLAGAANPDGAAAFVAWMLSRDVQEAIPDAMYMYPVDPDAALADDLANFGATAEDPIVVDPDDIAAHQQEWLTTWAQAVGQ; translated from the coding sequence ATGAGCACCAGGAAGGCCGCCGTCCGCGCCGCCGTGTCACCTCTAACCGCCCCGTCCAACGGCGTCGCGCTTGCCGCATCGACGCGCAGCGCCCACCGGCTTGCCGCCATCCGCCCCAGCCGCCGCGCGCTGCTCACCGGAGGCGCCACCGCCGCCGTCGGCCTGGCGCTCGCGGCCTGCGGCTCCGGGACAGGCGGCTCCGGCACGAGCTCCACGGCCTCGGACGGTACCGTCACCGTCGTCACCTATGACTCCTTCGACCTGCCCGATGAGCTTATCGCCGCCTTCGAGGCCGACACCGGCTACACCCTGGAGATCGCCCGCTCCGGCGACGGCGGCGAGGTCGCCAACAAGCTGATCCTCACCAAGGACGCCCCGCTCGGCGACGCCGTCTTCGGCATCAACAACACCATGGCCTCCCGCATCCTCGCCGAGGGCGTCATCGACACCGACGTCGCCCTGAACCTGCCCGACGGCGCCGCGGACTACCTGGCGCCCTACATCGTCGATGACACCCCCGCGCTCGTGCCCATCGACTTCGGGGAGGTGTGCGTCAACGTCGACACCTTCTGGCTCTCCGACCACGGCCTGGAGGTGCCCGCCATCTTCGAGGACCTGACCGACCCCGCCTACAAGGACATGTTCGTCGCCATCAACCCCACCACCTCCTCCACTGGCATGGCCTTCCTGCTGGCCACCATCGGCCATTTCGGCGAGGACGGCTTCGCCCAGTACTGGAAGGACCTGGTCGCCAACGGCACCAAGATCGACGAGGGCTGGTCGGACGCCTACTACACCGACTTCACCGCCGGCGGCGGGGACGGCGCCTACCCGATCGTCGTCTCCTACTCCTCCTCGCCCGCCGCCACCCTCAACGACGACGGCATCGCCACCACCGCCGCAATGTCGCGCACCGCCACCCGACAGGTCGAGTACGCGGGCGTGCTGGCCGGGGCCGCCAACCCCGACGGCGCCGCCGCCTTCGTGGCCTGGATGCTGTCGCGCGACGTGCAGGAGGCCATCCCCGACGCCATGTACATGTACCCCGTCGACCCCGACGCCGCCCTCGCGGACGACCTCGCAAACTTCGGTGCCACCGCGGAGGATCCGATCGTCGTCGACCCCGACGACATCGCCGCCCACCAGCAGGAATGGCTGACCACCTGGGCCCAGGCCGTTGGCCAGTGA
- a CDS encoding ABC transporter permease produces the protein MLQVPVSAGARATAGERIGWALAVAVPLAFLGVFFAWPVLTLLARGLAPDGALDLGGFGEVLARPRTWRVIGQTLIQATAATAICVALGIPGALVLYRRRFPGQGLLRGVVTVPFVLPSVVVGTAFHALVTTGGPLGGLNLDGTRTAVIAALVFFNYGYVVRNIGTMWCRLDPRAVEAARTLGASPWRAWRTVTLPSLLPAIASAAATVFLLCATAYGVVLVLGGTGAGTIETEIYLLTARYLDLRAAAVLSVVQLVVIAAALWVGERARRARQAHLALRTDVPATPLRVADAPALGVTALTICGLLVAPMAVLVIRSLRRAGHWTLANYADLSTTGGDNALLVSVWEAAGNSLRVAAAATAIALTVGVAVCLVLSRNPRRRLLARGIALFDAVFMLPLGVSAVTVGFGFLITLAPTGLTRSWWILPLAQAVVAVPLVVRTLLPGVRAIDPRQREVAATLGAGPGRVLASVDGPHLLRAGGLAAGFALATSVGEFGATSFLARPQGPTLPVVVYRLVGSPGAQNQGMGLAAGVVLAVGAAALMLACERLQASARRPTRSLAETGTSNTLRPAQVTHRDRHK, from the coding sequence GTGTTACAAGTGCCGGTCTCGGCGGGGGCACGGGCGACGGCGGGGGAGCGGATCGGCTGGGCCCTCGCCGTCGCCGTCCCGCTGGCCTTCCTCGGCGTGTTCTTCGCCTGGCCGGTGCTGACGCTGCTGGCCCGCGGCCTGGCCCCCGACGGCGCCCTGGACCTGGGTGGCTTCGGCGAGGTGCTGGCCCGTCCGCGCACCTGGCGGGTCATCGGCCAGACCCTCATTCAGGCCACCGCCGCCACCGCCATCTGCGTGGCCCTCGGCATCCCCGGGGCGCTCGTGCTCTACCGGCGCCGCTTCCCCGGCCAGGGCCTGCTGCGGGGCGTGGTCACGGTGCCCTTCGTGCTGCCCAGCGTCGTCGTCGGCACCGCCTTCCACGCCCTGGTGACCACCGGCGGGCCCCTGGGCGGGCTGAATCTGGACGGCACCCGCACCGCCGTGATCGCCGCCCTGGTGTTCTTCAACTACGGCTATGTGGTGCGCAACATCGGCACCATGTGGTGCCGGCTCGACCCGCGCGCCGTGGAGGCGGCCCGCACCCTGGGTGCCTCCCCGTGGCGGGCGTGGCGCACCGTCACCCTGCCGAGCCTGCTGCCCGCCATCGCCTCCGCCGCCGCCACCGTCTTCCTGCTGTGCGCCACCGCCTACGGGGTGGTGCTGGTGCTGGGCGGCACCGGCGCGGGCACCATCGAGACGGAGATCTACCTGCTCACCGCCCGCTACCTGGACCTGCGGGCCGCCGCCGTGCTGTCGGTGGTGCAGCTGGTGGTGATCGCCGCCGCCCTGTGGGTGGGGGAGCGGGCCCGCCGTGCCCGCCAGGCCCACCTGGCGCTGCGCACGGACGTGCCCGCGACGCCGCTGCGCGTCGCCGACGCCCCGGCCCTGGGAGTCACCGCCCTGACCATTTGCGGTCTCCTGGTGGCGCCCATGGCGGTGCTGGTGATCCGCTCGCTGCGACGCGCCGGGCACTGGACGCTCGCCAACTACGCCGACCTGTCCACCACCGGCGGCGACAACGCCCTGCTCGTCTCGGTCTGGGAGGCGGCCGGCAACTCCCTGCGGGTGGCCGCGGCCGCCACGGCGATCGCCCTGACAGTGGGGGTGGCCGTGTGCCTGGTGCTCTCCCGCAATCCGCGGCGCCGCCTGCTGGCTCGCGGCATCGCCCTGTTCGACGCCGTGTTCATGCTGCCGCTGGGGGTGTCCGCGGTGACGGTGGGCTTCGGCTTCCTGATCACTCTGGCCCCGACCGGGCTGACTCGCAGTTGGTGGATCCTGCCGCTGGCGCAGGCGGTGGTCGCCGTGCCGCTGGTGGTGCGCACGCTGCTGCCGGGCGTGCGGGCGATCGACCCGCGCCAGCGGGAGGTCGCGGCCACGCTCGGCGCCGGCCCGGGCCGAGTACTGGCCAGCGTGGACGGGCCGCACCTGCTGCGCGCCGGTGGCCTGGCCGCCGGCTTCGCCCTTGCCACCAGCGTGGGGGAGTTCGGGGCGACGTCGTTCCTCGCCCGCCCGCAGGGGCCGACGCTGCCGGTGGTCGTCTACCGGCTGGTCGGCTCCCCGGGCGCGCAGAACCAGGGCATGGGCCTGGCCGCCGGGGTGGTGCTGGCGGTCGGCGCCGCCGCCCTCATGCTCGCCTGTGAGCGCCTCCAGGCCTCCGCCCGCCGCCCCACCCGCTCCCTCGCCGAGACCGGCACAAGTAACACACTGAGACCGGCACAAGTAACGCACCGAGACCGACACAAATGA
- a CDS encoding ABC transporter ATP-binding protein: MTAAPAVPAPADSGLSVRDLSVVYPAGRGAAPLTAVDTVSLDVPRGQILALLGASGSGKSSLLRAVAGLEDIAVGTITWDGHDVVPVPVHRRGFGLMFQDGQLFPFRDVAGNIAYGLAGLPRPEQARRVEEVLDVVGLPGYGDRAVTTLSGGQAQRVVLARALAPRPRLLLLDEPLSALDRALREQLATDLRAILKEQGTTALYVTHDQDEAMTVADRVGVMEAGRLLRVDTPERLWADPGSARVARFLGFGPLLDADAAARLGWSGLLEGRPGELLALAPGALTAYAVGGAGAGADGAIGARGGASVRVPVTAVGMRGGQRVIGVELAGESVVAVLGPDGAEPVQAGQDVKVQLDSRRTAVVRA, translated from the coding sequence ATGACCGCTGCCCCTGCGGTTCCCGCGCCCGCCGACTCGGGCCTGAGCGTACGCGACCTGAGCGTCGTCTACCCGGCCGGGCGCGGAGCGGCGCCCCTGACCGCCGTCGACACCGTCTCCCTCGACGTCCCGCGCGGCCAGATCCTCGCCCTGCTCGGGGCCTCCGGCTCCGGCAAGTCCTCGCTGCTGCGCGCCGTCGCCGGCCTGGAGGACATCGCCGTCGGCACCATCACCTGGGATGGGCACGACGTCGTCCCCGTCCCCGTGCACCGGCGCGGCTTCGGGCTGATGTTCCAGGATGGGCAGCTGTTCCCATTCCGCGACGTCGCCGGCAATATCGCCTACGGGCTGGCCGGGTTGCCGCGCCCAGAGCAGGCGCGCCGGGTGGAGGAGGTGCTCGACGTCGTCGGCCTGCCCGGCTACGGGGACCGGGCGGTGACCACCCTGTCCGGCGGGCAGGCGCAGCGCGTCGTCCTCGCCCGCGCCCTGGCGCCCCGCCCGCGGCTGCTGCTCCTGGACGAGCCACTGTCCGCCCTCGACCGCGCCCTGCGCGAGCAACTCGCCACCGACCTGCGCGCCATCCTGAAGGAGCAGGGCACCACCGCGCTGTATGTCACTCACGACCAGGACGAGGCCATGACTGTCGCCGACCGGGTCGGGGTCATGGAGGCCGGTCGGCTCCTACGAGTGGACACCCCGGAGCGGCTGTGGGCCGACCCCGGCAGCGCGCGAGTCGCCCGGTTCCTCGGGTTCGGGCCGCTGCTCGACGCCGACGCCGCCGCACGCCTGGGCTGGTCAGGTCTCCTGGAGGGACGGCCCGGGGAGTTACTGGCGCTGGCGCCCGGCGCACTGACCGCCTACGCCGTCGGCGGCGCGGGCGCGGGCGCCGACGGCGCAATCGGTGCGAGGGGCGGGGCGAGTGTGCGGGTGCCCGTCACCGCGGTGGGAATGCGCGGCGGGCAGCGTGTGATCGGGGTCGAGCTCGCAGGAGAGTCGGTCGTCGCCGTGCTGGGTCCCGACGGCGCTGAGCCGGTGCAGGCTGGGCAGGACGTGAAGGTGCAGCTGGACTCGCGCCGCACCGCGGTAGTACGGGCGTGA